Proteins from a genomic interval of Mycolicibacterium grossiae:
- a CDS encoding MetQ/NlpA family ABC transporter substrate-binding protein → MTDQLSSPPGIDVEIRRRRRWPWIAGAIVAVLAIAGGIAFANYSNQDKPFGTTLKVATWSTDIAAENLLTYIGANIAPDHGITIEPVKIDNLIEINRAVDAGTVAGNFFEHQPFLNDAIAANGFELTLAAPTFTWDQATYSNRYRSWAEVPRGAKIALRDDPAGQAIALLDLAHDGQITLKPGKDTLAGLPQLGDIAENPKDYQFVQVPIGQLARSLADVDAIVVHISDVYAAGLTEQQILAREPAPKGSEGGLVVSNAHLDDPNVQKLIATFKDPRIAEYLKTTDDELIRNTLGPIS, encoded by the coding sequence ATGACCGATCAGCTCAGCTCGCCGCCCGGCATCGACGTCGAGATCCGCAGGCGTCGGCGATGGCCGTGGATCGCCGGCGCGATCGTGGCCGTGCTCGCCATCGCGGGCGGCATCGCGTTCGCCAACTACTCGAACCAGGACAAGCCCTTCGGCACCACCCTGAAGGTCGCCACCTGGAGTACCGACATCGCCGCGGAGAACCTGCTGACCTACATCGGCGCCAACATCGCACCCGATCACGGCATCACGATCGAGCCGGTGAAGATCGACAACCTCATCGAGATCAACCGCGCCGTCGACGCCGGTACCGTCGCGGGCAACTTCTTCGAACACCAGCCGTTCCTCAACGACGCCATCGCCGCCAACGGGTTCGAGTTGACCCTGGCCGCACCGACGTTCACGTGGGATCAGGCGACGTACTCGAACCGCTACCGCAGCTGGGCGGAGGTCCCCCGCGGCGCCAAGATCGCGCTGCGCGACGACCCGGCCGGACAGGCCATCGCCCTGCTCGATCTTGCGCACGACGGGCAGATCACGCTGAAACCGGGCAAGGACACGCTCGCCGGCCTGCCGCAGCTCGGCGACATCGCCGAGAACCCGAAGGACTACCAGTTCGTCCAGGTACCGATCGGTCAGTTGGCCCGCAGCCTCGCCGACGTCGACGCGATCGTCGTGCACATCTCCGACGTCTACGCCGCCGGCCTGACCGAGCAGCAGATCCTCGCCCGCGAACCGGCGCCCAAGGGAAGCGAGGGCGGGCTGGTGGTGAGCAACGCCCACCTCGACGACCCGAACGTCCAGAAGCTCATCGCCACCTTCAAAGACCCGCGGATCGCCGAGTACCTCAAGACCACCGATGACGAGTTGATCCGCAACACGCTGGGACCCATCTCGTGA
- a CDS encoding NtaA/DmoA family FMN-dependent monooxygenase (This protein belongs to a clade of FMN-dependent monooxygenases, within a broader family of flavin-dependent oxidoreductases, the luciferase-like monooxygenase (LMM) family, some of whose members use coenzyme F420 rather than FMN.) produces the protein MNTASHVLHGLWRAPEARNHHFNSLTHWTDLARQVDRAGYDLLFFADVFGLRQTWNGNWRKAAEGGIQIPVNDPSVLASALAAATENLGIVFTSSIVQDHPFDFARRMSSLDHYTDGRLGWNIVTSFNENMFRSFGLEGTLAHDERYEWAYEYVDVVYKLWEGSWDDDALVQDKDAGIHADPSKIHKINHTGKRYRVEGPHFSSPSPQRTPVLFQAGSSPAGQLFSARNAEGVYISSPTPTAAHGLVTETRALAAANGRSPEDITFAQGLSFVIGDTHAEAVRRNDDLKRYLDLEGIALHALGDAGVDAGRLPLDTPISALGEFTGIKSFIRWASEVSGNADPTIRDMAWVLEGANRVVGTPEEIADQLEEWREAGVDGVNVYHATVPHSFAEVADRLFPVLRERGLIATDKSGTLRHKVLGKGDRLPDSHPAAAYRGAFADNDLLNGVDELAGAAG, from the coding sequence ATGAACACCGCGTCGCACGTCCTACACGGGCTGTGGCGGGCGCCCGAGGCGCGCAACCACCACTTCAACTCCCTGACGCACTGGACGGACCTGGCCCGCCAGGTCGACCGGGCGGGGTATGACCTGTTGTTCTTCGCCGACGTCTTCGGGCTGCGGCAGACTTGGAACGGCAACTGGCGCAAAGCCGCCGAGGGTGGCATCCAGATTCCGGTGAACGACCCGTCGGTGCTGGCGTCGGCGCTCGCCGCCGCGACCGAGAACCTCGGCATCGTGTTCACCAGCTCGATCGTGCAGGACCATCCCTTCGACTTCGCGCGCCGGATGTCGTCGCTCGATCACTACACCGACGGCCGGCTCGGCTGGAACATCGTGACGAGCTTCAACGAGAACATGTTCCGCAGCTTCGGGCTCGAGGGGACGCTGGCGCACGACGAGCGCTACGAGTGGGCCTACGAATACGTCGACGTCGTCTACAAGCTCTGGGAGGGCTCCTGGGACGACGACGCCCTCGTGCAGGACAAGGACGCCGGCATCCACGCGGATCCGTCGAAGATCCACAAGATCAACCACACCGGCAAGCGCTACCGCGTCGAAGGTCCGCACTTCTCGTCGCCGTCGCCGCAGCGCACCCCGGTGCTGTTCCAGGCCGGCTCCTCGCCTGCGGGGCAACTGTTCTCGGCCCGCAATGCCGAGGGCGTATACATCAGCAGCCCGACTCCGACTGCCGCACACGGACTCGTGACCGAGACCCGGGCGTTGGCGGCGGCAAATGGCCGCAGCCCGGAGGACATCACGTTCGCCCAGGGGTTGTCGTTCGTCATCGGCGATACCCACGCCGAGGCCGTGCGCCGCAACGATGACCTCAAGCGCTACCTCGACCTGGAGGGCATCGCGCTGCACGCCCTCGGCGACGCCGGCGTCGACGCGGGCAGACTGCCGCTGGACACGCCGATCAGCGCACTCGGCGAGTTCACCGGCATCAAGAGCTTCATCCGGTGGGCCTCGGAGGTGTCCGGCAACGCGGACCCCACGATCCGGGACATGGCGTGGGTGCTGGAGGGCGCCAACCGCGTGGTGGGTACGCCCGAGGAGATCGCCGACCAGCTCGAGGAGTGGCGTGAGGCCGGCGTGGACGGCGTGAACGTCTATCACGCGACGGTGCCGCACTCCTTCGCCGAGGTCGCCGACCGGCTCTTCCCCGTGCTGCGCGAGCGGGGGTTGATCGCCACGGACAAGTCCGGCACGCTGCGGCACAAGGTCCTCGGAAAGGGCGACCGGCTTCCCGACTCGCATCCGGCTGCCGCCTACCGCGGTGCGTTCGCCGACAACGATCTGCTCAACGGCGTCGACGAGTTGGCCGGCGCGGCCGGCTAA
- a CDS encoding CBS domain-containing protein translates to MRISDVLKSKGAGVLTVAPDATLGTLLGCLVTRNVGALVVVDAGRPVGIVSERDVVRHLHARGAGLLDLTVADIMSTHVVTCAPGDSVDALSALMTTHRVRHVPVVDDGALAGIVSIGDVVKTRMSELEQQQEHLENYIAQG, encoded by the coding sequence GTGCGGATCTCGGACGTGCTGAAGAGCAAGGGCGCCGGAGTGCTGACGGTGGCGCCGGACGCGACGCTGGGCACGCTGCTCGGCTGTCTGGTCACGCGCAACGTCGGCGCACTGGTCGTCGTCGATGCCGGTCGTCCCGTCGGCATCGTCTCCGAACGCGACGTCGTGCGGCACCTGCACGCCCGCGGCGCCGGGCTGCTCGACCTGACCGTCGCCGACATCATGTCGACCCACGTCGTCACCTGCGCACCCGGTGACTCCGTGGATGCACTCAGTGCCCTGATGACCACCCACCGGGTCCGCCACGTGCCGGTCGTCGACGACGGCGCGCTGGCGGGCATCGTCAGCATCGGCGACGTCGTCAAGACCCGCATGTCCGAACTCGAGCAGCAACAGGAGCATCTCGAGAACTACATCGCCCAGGGTTAG
- a CDS encoding ribonuclease Z: MIEVTLLGTGSPIPDPRRAGPATLVRAGDQTFLVDCGRGVQQRLAAAGASAGALTALLLTHLHSDHIADLGDLLITRWVTTFDPDAPALPIIGPPGTRDVVDGMLAAFGHDIGYRIAHHPDLTGPPRVDVREVESGTVWERGDVQVRVGATDHRPVAPTLGFRIEHAGASVVLAGDTVPCAGLDDLARGAGALVHTVIRKDLISLLPQQRARDICDYHSSVEEAGATATRAGVGILVLTHYVPGIAPGQEEEWRALAATTFHRQIELGDDLHRVEVHPGMCGAPDEIRPGA, encoded by the coding sequence ATGATCGAGGTCACCCTGCTCGGCACCGGCTCCCCGATCCCCGACCCCCGGCGGGCCGGTCCGGCGACGCTAGTGCGCGCCGGGGATCAGACGTTCCTCGTCGACTGCGGTCGCGGCGTGCAGCAGCGTCTGGCCGCCGCCGGGGCGTCGGCGGGCGCGCTGACCGCCCTGCTGCTGACGCACCTGCACAGCGACCACATCGCCGACCTCGGTGACCTGCTGATCACCCGGTGGGTCACCACCTTCGACCCCGACGCCCCCGCGTTGCCCATCATCGGGCCGCCCGGGACGCGCGACGTCGTCGACGGGATGCTCGCCGCGTTCGGCCACGACATCGGCTACCGCATCGCCCACCACCCGGACCTCACCGGACCGCCTCGCGTGGACGTGCGCGAGGTCGAGTCGGGCACGGTGTGGGAACGGGGTGACGTCCAGGTCCGCGTCGGCGCCACCGATCACCGTCCGGTCGCCCCCACCCTCGGGTTTCGCATCGAGCACGCCGGCGCATCGGTCGTGCTGGCCGGCGACACCGTGCCGTGCGCGGGCCTCGACGACCTCGCCCGCGGCGCAGGAGCGTTGGTGCACACCGTGATCCGGAAGGACCTCATCTCGCTGCTGCCGCAGCAGCGCGCCCGGGACATCTGCGACTACCACTCCTCGGTCGAGGAGGCGGGCGCGACGGCCACCCGCGCGGGCGTCGGGATCCTGGTGCTCACCCACTACGTGCCTGGCATCGCGCCCGGCCAGGAGGAGGAGTGGCGCGCCCTGGCCGCCACGACGTTCCACCGGCAGATCGAGTTGGGTGACGATCTGCACCGCGTCGAGGTGCACCCCGGGATGTGCGGCGCCCCGGACGAGATCAGGCCAGGCGCGTGA
- a CDS encoding transglutaminase family protein, translating into MWRLRVVHSTGYAYKSPVTASFNEARLTPRSDTRQNVILNRVETVPATRSYRYVDYWGTAVTAFDLHAPHTELEVTSSSVVETDVGEAPEEIATWDDLRSEAVIDRFDEVLSPTHYTPASKRIGRVGQKLAKEHEPRDAVVAAANWVHSELAYVPGTTGVHSSGLDALREGKGVCQDFAHLTLILLRSMGIPARYVSGYLHPRKEAEIGETIDGQSHAWIQAWFGGWWNYDPTNDKDISEQYVSVGVGRDYADVSPLKGIYSGEGSTDLDVIVEITRLA; encoded by the coding sequence ATGTGGCGTCTGCGCGTCGTGCATTCGACGGGGTACGCGTACAAGTCGCCGGTCACGGCGTCGTTCAACGAGGCTCGGCTGACGCCGCGCTCGGACACCCGGCAGAACGTCATCCTCAACCGCGTCGAGACGGTGCCGGCCACGCGTTCCTACCGCTACGTCGACTACTGGGGCACCGCGGTGACGGCGTTCGACCTGCACGCCCCGCACACCGAACTGGAGGTCACGTCGTCCTCGGTGGTGGAGACCGACGTCGGCGAGGCTCCCGAGGAGATCGCCACGTGGGACGACCTGCGCTCGGAGGCGGTGATCGACCGCTTCGACGAGGTCCTGTCGCCGACGCACTACACGCCGGCGAGCAAGCGGATCGGACGGGTGGGGCAGAAGCTCGCCAAGGAACACGAACCGCGCGACGCGGTCGTGGCCGCCGCCAACTGGGTGCACAGCGAACTCGCCTACGTGCCGGGCACCACCGGGGTGCACTCGTCCGGCTTGGACGCGCTGCGCGAGGGCAAGGGCGTGTGCCAGGACTTCGCACACCTCACGCTGATCCTGTTGCGCAGCATGGGCATTCCGGCCCGCTACGTGTCCGGTTACCTGCACCCACGGAAGGAGGCGGAGATCGGCGAGACCATCGACGGTCAGAGCCACGCGTGGATCCAGGCCTGGTTCGGCGGCTGGTGGAACTACGACCCCACCAACGACAAGGACATCTCCGAGCAGTACGTCAGCGTGGGCGTCGGCCGGGACTACGCCGACGTGAGCCCGCTGAAGGGCATCTACTCCGGCGAGGGGTCCACCGACCTCGACGTCATCGTCGAGATCACGCGCCTGGCCTGA